A stretch of Eriocheir sinensis breed Jianghai 21 unplaced genomic scaffold, ASM2467909v1 Scaffold549, whole genome shotgun sequence DNA encodes these proteins:
- the LOC126993059 gene encoding high mobility group protein B1-like — EEKEEEEMKKKKKKKKKKQKEEEEEEEEEKEKEEEKEEEEERKR; from the exons gaagaaaaagaagaagaagaaatgaagaagaagaagaagaagaagaagaagaaacagaag gaagaagaagaagaagaagaagaagaaaaagaaaaagaagaagaaaaagaagaagaagaagaaagaaaaaga